ATTGGTGCCAAAAGAATTTTCTTTACTGATAGGGATAGAGAAGGAACATTGATGGGAGCTAATCTTGATGAGATAACAATTATTTCTAGTAATACTAATTTAAAAATTACTGTTGCTGGTGGTGTTGCCAGCCCAGAAAATTTGTGGGATATTCAAAAATTAGAAACCTCTAATGTTGATTCAGTTGTTATTGGGCGTGCACTTTGCGAGAATAAGTTCCCTTGCCAAAAACTTTGGAGGGATATTGAAGCAAAGAAAAGACGTGATGGACTTGAAGAAAAAGTATCTACATCAGACTTGAAAAAATAATAAATCAGATTAACTCATAAAAATATAAAGTAAATTTTGTTTTAATATTATTTTAAAAATTAAATTTAATTTGTTTTTTTAGAGAATAATAAATTGAGAATATTTAAATCTTGAATTATTTATTTAGTATTATTCTTTCAATTTTTGAATTCTCTCTAACAAAGTTGGGTGAGAATAATGAAAGAAAACATACCATTTATTAGGATTTAAATTTGATAAATTGTGAGCTGATAATTTTTTTAATGAACTTATTAAATGCTCACTAGTACCTATATTCTCCTTTGCATAATTGTCTGCTTCATACTCATTTTTTCTTGAAAGAATGTTTATACCAATACTTGCAAACATAGATATAGGGCTATACAAAAGAACAAAAGCCATTAAGCCCAAATGTAAAACTGCAATCTCTGTTTGTAAACCTAATGCATTTGTTAAGGATGGATTTTTGATAAACAATGAAAGTAAGTACAACATAAAGCCCATTTGAAGCAATGAAACTACAAGACTTTTTAATATATGCTTCTTTTTATAATGACCAACCTCATGAGCTAATATGCTTACTAACTCATCATCTGATTGTTCTTTGATTAAAGTGTCATAAAATACAATACTTTTTTTTCTTCCTACACCACTGAAAAATGCGTTAGCTTTTGTGCTCCTTTTAGATCCATCAATTACAAATATATTTGATAATGGAAATTTAACTTTATTTCCAAATTTTTCAATCGCATCTCTTAATGCTCCACTTTCTAATGGCAAAAGTTTATTAAATATTGGAACTATCAAACTTGTATAAAACATTGGGAGCAATATTATAATAACCGCGAAGGAGAGCCAAGTGTATATCCAAAAATTATCTCCAGCTATGTTATAAATCCAAACAAACAAGCTAAGAAGCCCTCCACCAATAATTATACCTAATATAAAACCCTTAACTTTATCAAGTATAAGTGTTTTCCAAGTCATTTTATTAAACCCAAACTTTTCTTCTATAATGAAGATATTATAAATTTCAAAAGGAAATGATACAATGCTTAACACAATTAAATATAAACCAAAAAATAGTAGGGTTTGTAAAAATTGATTTTGAGTATAATTTGAGATTTGCAAATGTATAATAGCAAATACTTTAAAGTATAAAAAACAAAATATTAGTACGGTACCAAATATATTTTCAATATTACTAAGTTTCCCCTTCGCTATATTATAACTGCGAGCTTTAGAATACTTTTCTTCATCGTAAATGCTAGCAAGTTCAATTGGAATTGAGTTGTCCCAACTTTTAGCATTCATTGAATCTAAAATGTAATTTAGCAAAAAATCGAATAAAATAAATGCTAGAATTAATATTGTTAATGTAGAGATTTCGTTAGTTAGCATAAATATATTTATTTAAAATATAATTTATATAAAATTTGAGAATTAAACTTCTTTGAATTAATTCAAGTATAAAATATTAATAAAAATTCAAAAATAACCTAACTGAGATTTGAAGCATAATCAATGAATTTTTAAGGAATAATTTCTGAAAACTAAATTAAGTAAAATTAGAATAATTTATAATTCAACTATTTAATTATAGAACAGGTTAGTTTAAACTTAATATAAATTTTAATTATCGTAACTGAAACTTATAAATAAATTCTACATTTTTCATCTAATCAATTTTTTACAAATAACCCATTTAGAATCTTTAAATTAACAAAGCTGCAATTCTCAAACCCTCAGTTTTAAGCCATCTTTCACTAATTTTATAATCTGCATCATATTTATTTACATGTTCCCAATATTCTTTTGAGTGATTGAAATAAATTCTATGAGATAATTCATGAATAGCTAAATAATGGATAACTTTTTCTGGCATCATAACCAACCTCCAGTTAAAATTAAGGTTGCCATCTTTTGTACAGCTTCCCCATTTTGTTCGCTGGTCTCGAATAGTAATTTTATTGAATGAAATATTCATTCTATTTGCTTCAAAGATTACAATTCTTTTTATGTGATTTTTAGCTCTTTGCTTTAACCACAAGCAAACAATTTCTTTTATTCTATGTTCAATTTTTTTTGCCAAAACAATATTCAAAATCTGATCTTTAAATAAAACTTTTGCACCTTTTGTTTCTTCATTTATTTGAACATTAGTTTGAGTTAAATTTCCTAGATAATAAAAACTAGTCCCATTTTGAAATTCAGTTTTTGGTAAATGCAATTCAAAGCGAATTACATTTTTCAATATCCATTCCTCTTTTTCTCTGATCAAATTATCAGTATTTACATATTTACCAAGCTTTAAAGGTAAAATAACAGTAATTC
Above is a window of Chlorobiota bacterium DNA encoding:
- a CDS encoding M48 family metallopeptidase, with the translated sequence MLTNEISTLTILILAFILFDFLLNYILDSMNAKSWDNSIPIELASIYDEEKYSKARSYNIAKGKLSNIENIFGTVLIFCFLYFKVFAIIHLQISNYTQNQFLQTLLFFGLYLIVLSIVSFPFEIYNIFIIEEKFGFNKMTWKTLILDKVKGFILGIIIGGGLLSLFVWIYNIAGDNFWIYTWLSFAVIIILLPMFYTSLIVPIFNKLLPLESGALRDAIEKFGNKVKFPLSNIFVIDGSKRSTKANAFFSGVGRKKSIVFYDTLIKEQSDDELVSILAHEVGHYKKKHILKSLVVSLLQMGFMLYLLSLFIKNPSLTNALGLQTEIAVLHLGLMAFVLLYSPISMFASIGINILSRKNEYEADNYAKENIGTSEHLISSLKKLSAHNLSNLNPNKWYVFFHYSHPTLLERIQKLKE
- a CDS encoding M48 family metallopeptidase, with the translated sequence MPQIKLGVFTLNYDVIRSPRSKGISIKISPMSGITVILPLKLGKYVNTDNLIREKEEWILKNVIRFELHLPKTEFQNGTSFYYLGNLTQTNVQINEETKGAKVLFKDQILNIVLAKKIEHRIKEIVCLWLKQRAKNHIKRIVIFEANRMNISFNKITIRDQRTKWGSCTKDGNLNFNWRLVMMPEKVIHYLAIHELSHRIYFNHSKEYWEHVNKYDADYKISERWLKTEGLRIAALLI